A genome region from Pseudorca crassidens isolate mPseCra1 chromosome 20, mPseCra1.hap1, whole genome shotgun sequence includes the following:
- the RSPH6A gene encoding radial spoke head protein 6 homolog A isoform X1 has product MGDLPPDPEPPPQPTSSLRNFQVSERRRSREHSRPQLTVPEEVQQIPLDAQILRGSQEMVSNQISRGWSQEASLTPNENFIFQAEEAQRGGIEYPSLNTGFPSEVQPQTYLSEGRLQASHNASLMLQQLQQGEGNLLQQLESAYQEPRADLLGQYTRYQREDLQFSQDTQHGPYLRDDPALQFSPSEPGFMPFNMEVTEPEPRELAVQNAKAYLLQTSVNCDLSLYEHLVNLLTKILNQRPEDPLFLLESLNRTTQWEWFHPKLDTLQDDPELQTTYEMAERQKVLFSRSGGSEAEQEMEEEAAGTAVPNIMEKAFYLEQAGVGLSSDESFRIFMALKQLVGQQPIQTCRFWGKILGLSRNYLVAEVEFREGEEEVEETMEGGEVMEEHAEEESDEGDEGEEKAADVIPKPTWKPPPVVPKEESRNGANKYLYFVCNEPGQLWVRLPHVTPIQIVQARKIKKFFTGFLDAPVISYPPFPGNEANYLRAQIARISAATQISPLGFYQFSEEEGDEEEEGGARRDSYEENPDFEGIPVLELVDSMANWVHHTQHILPQGRCTWVNPLQKTEEEELGEEEEKADEGIDEAGQEVGPPLLTPLSEDAGSLRTSTSAGATSTVLRISTRPCQPPFSKSTPAAGRSWR; this is encoded by the exons ATGGGAGACCTACCACCTGACCCTGAGCCCCCTCCTCAGCCGACCTCCAGCCTTAGGAATTTCCAGGTCTCTGAGCGGCGGCGCAGTCGGGAACACTCTAGGCCCCAGCTCACAGTCCCTGAAGAGGTGCAGCAGATACCGCTTGACGCTCAGATCCTGCGCGGCAGTCAGGAGATGGTGTCGAACCAGATCAGCCGGGGCTGGTCACAAGAGGCCAGTCTGACCCCAAATGAGAACTTTATTTTTCAGGCCGAGGAAGCCCAGCGGGGGGGCATTGAATACCCTTCCCTGAATACGGGCTTTCCCTCAGAGGTACAGCCCCAAACTTACTTGAGTGAAGGCAGGCTCCAGGCCAGTCACAACGCCAGCCTAATGCTGCAGCAGCTACAGCAGGGCGAAGGCAACCTACTCCAGCAACTGGAGTCTGCCTACCAGGAGCCCCGGGCTGACCTCTTGGGCCAGTACACCAGGTACCAGAGAGAAGACCTGCAGTTCAGCCAGGACACCCAGCATGGGCCCTACCTACGGGATGACCCTGCGCTCCAGTTCTCGCCCTCTGAGCCGGGCTTCATGCCCTTCAATATGGAGGTGACTGAGCCAGAACCTCGAGAGCTGGCCGTGCAGAACGCCAAGGCCTATCTGCTGCAGACCAGCGTCAATTGCGACCTCAGCCT GTATGAGCACCTGGTGAACCTACTGACCAAGATCCTGAACCAGCGGCCCGAGGACCCCTTGTTCCTCCTGGAGTCGCTGAACCGCACCACTCAGTGGGAGTGGTTCCACCCCAAGTTGGACACGCTTCAGGACGACCCGGAGTTGCAGACCACCTATGAGATGGCCGAGAGGCAGAAGGTGCTGTTCAGCCGGAGCGGCGGCAGCGAGGCCGaacaggagatggaggaggaggca GCTGGGACTGCCGTGCCCAACATCATGGAGAAAGCCTTCTACCTCGAACAGGCCGGCGTGGGCCTAAGCTCAGACGAGAGCTTCCGCATCTTCATGGCCCTGAAGCAGCTAGTGGGGCAGCAGCCCATCCAAACCTGCCGCTTCTGGGGCAAGATCCTGGGGCTCAGTCGCAACTACCTGGTGGCTGAGGTGGAATTCCGGGAGGgcgaggaggaggtggaggagacgATGGAGGGCGGCGAGGTCATGGAGGAGCACGCCGAGGAGGAGAGCGACGAGGGCGACGAGGGCGAGGAGAAGGCCGCCGACGTCATCCCCAAGCCCACGTGGAAGCCGCCGCCCGTCGTCCCCAAGGAAGAGAGCCGAAATGGCGCCAACAAGTACCTGTATTTCGTGTGCAACGAGCCGGGCCAGCTGTGGGTGAGGCTGCCCCACGTCACGCCGATCCAGATCGTGCAGGCCCGCAAGATCAAGAAGTTCTTCACTGGCTTCCTGGACGCGCCGGTCATCAGCTACCCGCCCTTCCCGGGCAACGAGGCCAACTACCTGAGGGCCCAGATCGCCCGCATCTCGGCCGCCACACAGATCAGCCCCCTCGGCTTCTACCAGTTCAGCGAGGAGGAGggcgacgaggaggaggagggcggTGCCAGGCGCGACTCTTACGAGGAGAACCCCGACTTTGAGGGCATCCCAGTCCTCGAGTTGGTGGACTCCATGGCCAACTGGGTGCATCATACGCAGCACATCCTGCCACAG ggcCGCTGCACTTGGGTGAACCCTTTGCAGAAGACggaggaggaggagctgggggaggaggaagagaaagcagaTGAGGGGATAGACGAGGCGGGGCAGGAGGTCGGGCCCCCGCTGCTGACGCCACTCTCAGAAGATGCAG